From Carassius gibelio isolate Cgi1373 ecotype wild population from Czech Republic chromosome B21, carGib1.2-hapl.c, whole genome shotgun sequence, the proteins below share one genomic window:
- the sra1 gene encoding steroid receptor RNA activator 1 has translation MSDRFVKPGNQEHGWNDPPQFSYGLQKDSGGPKRNVLNKRVHAPQFTGSGSEMPSPAVAMPTPPRGMNPPPMDSSTPPSVCPKTPSDGQMEAELETEPSFEDVQEPLYGALNACRHTVKKQICDDVERRLKLFEDMWKSGKLSPLVKRRMHRLSQDLNRKNWDAADEIHRCLMVDHVAEVSQWMVGVKRLIAEARSLNPEQNTCTDPGS, from the exons ATGAGCGATAGATTTGTAAAACCAG GTAATCAGGAGCACGGGTGGAACGACCCGCCGCAGTTTTCATACGGCTTGCAGAAGGATTCAGGGGGACCAAAGCGAAATGTTCTCAATAAGAGGGTTCACGCACCACAGTTCACAG GCTCTGGATCAGAGATGCCATCCCCAGCAGTGGCGATGCCAACGCCGCCCCGGGGAATGAACCCTCCTCCGATGGACAGCAGCACCCCGCCCTCCGTCTGTCCCAAAACTCCCTCCGACGGACAGAtggaggcagagctggagacaGAGCCGTCCTTTGAGGATGTGCAAGAACCACTTTATGGAGCGCTGAACGCATGCAGACATACTGTAAAG AAACAGATTTGTGATGATGTGGAAAGACGTCTGAAGCTTTTCGAGGACATGTGGAAAAGTGGAAAACTTTCTCCTTTGGTTAAACGTAGGATGCATAGATTGTCCCAAG ACCTGAATAGAAAAAACTGGGATGCAGCGGATGAGATCCACAGATGCCTGATGGTGGACCACGTTGCTGAAGTCAGTCAGTGGATGGTTGGAGTCAAGCGTCTCATCGCTGAAGCTCGGAGCCTGAACCCAGAACAAAACACCTGCACTGATCCAGGCTCATGA
- the LOC127986451 gene encoding protein phosphatase 1 regulatory subunit 36 isoform X3, whose protein sequence is MMFLTVCQRLVWFRLFSPHFYQSLLQFSFVCSFEAKEEVKEKKKTNTSKSQEQSRKPLEKWQTNTVRPAQLEAFKTSLKRSLMECVTIQDVKLAAVCLLHKNDRFPIPPRFLSLLKSKELDELLAKLLLYFSCYFEKKALEEKPTFVIAGPSLLSDSEMQMNAKLELAQRQFAVCYFSLQLKLLPHQHQISDRIRMSLNASIDRDMQLNECLLRFYSYAAWVTFERRGLKGIRMEIGRLFGSNVFNPAPNESKNEWKDQESSQKSPSKFLNSRQTSLNTWKSNRLPPLNKIITQRSPLMVSLLPTPQEKAPHLFERSRGPQVPSTEDSDSEAVMEELKEQLKEQLSFGILGRPLSQFSPETLKPQESPSEEETENEEDEGSNSKVVSADPRVLIKTSVTGQRSLTTAADKRMRSSRADLVCRATTEAVSSDTE, encoded by the exons ATGATGTTTTTAACAGTCTGTCAGCGTTTGGTTTGGTTTCgccttttttccccccatttttatCAATCACTACTTCAGTTTTCTTTTGTTTGCAGTTTCGAAGCCAAAGAAGAggtgaaagagaagaagaaaacaaatacGTCTAAATCCCAAGAGCAGTCCAGGAAGCCTCTGGAGAAGTGGCAAAC GAATACGGTGCGTCCCGCTCAACTGGAAGCCTTCAAGACCTCATTAAAACGCTCACTAATGGAATGCGTCACAATTCAGGATGTTAAAT TGGCAGCAGTCTGTTTGCTACACAAGAACGACAGGTTTCCCATTCCTCCACGTTTTCTGTCCCTGCTAAA GAGCAAAGAGCTGGATGAGCTTCTCGCCAAACTCCTGCTCTACTTTTCTTGCTACTTTGAGAAGAAAGCTCTGGAGGAGAAACCGACGTTTGTCATAGC CGGGCCATCATTACTCAGTGACTCTGAGATGCAGATGAATGCTAAACTGGAGCTGGCACAAAGGCAGTTTGCCGTCTGTTACTTCAGTCTGCAGCTGAAGCTGCTCCCTCATCAGCACCAGATTTCTGACAG AATCAGGATGTCCTTAAACGCATCCATTGACCGTGACATGCAACTAAATGAG TGTCTCCTCAGATTTTACAGCTATGCTGCATGGGTGACCTTTGAGAGGCGGGGCCTAAAGGGCATTCGGATGGAGATCGGACGCTTGTTTGGCTCAAACGTGTTTAACCCTGCACCGAATGAATCCAAAAATGAATGGAAAGACCAGGAGAGTTCCCAGAAGAGTCCGTCTAAGTTTCTGAACTCCCGACAAACATCACTGAATACCTG GAAGTCAAACCGTCTTCCACCCCTGAACAAAATCATAACCCAGCGTTCCCCGCTGATGGTGTCTCTGCTGCCGACTCCACAAGAAAAGGCCCCTCACCTGTTTGAGCGCTCCAGAGGTCCTCAAGTGCCCTCGACTGAAGACAGTGATTCAGAGGCGGTGATGGAGGAGCTCAAAGAGCAGCTTAAAGAGCAGCTGAG CTTTGGAATCCTTGGAAGGCCTTTGAGCCAGTTCAGCCCCGAGACACTGAAGCCTCAGGAAAGCCCGAGTGAAGAGGAGACTGAGAACGAGGAAGACGAGGGTAGTAACAGCAAAGTGGTGAGCGCTGACCCACGCGTACTCATCAAGACCTCCGTCACTGGCCAAAGATCGCTCACCACAGCTGCAGACAAACGCATGCGCTCCAGCCGAGCTGACTTAGTCTGCAGAGCCACCACTGAAGCGGTGTCCTCAGACACAGAATAA
- the LOC127986451 gene encoding protein phosphatase 1 regulatory subunit 36 isoform X2 has translation MAKSPSEPITMPSSGRWDWNDETKTLEFIRFEAKEEVKEKKKTNTSKSQEQSRKPLEKWQTNTVRPAQLEAFKTSLKRSLMECVTIQDVKLAAVCLLHKNDRFPIPPRFLSLLKSKELDELLAKLLLYFSCYFEKKALEEKPTFVIAGPSLLSDSEMQMNAKLELAQRQFAVCYFSLQLKLLPHQHQISDRIRMSLNASIDRDMQLNECLLRFYSYAAWVTFERRGLKGIRMEIGRLFGSNVFNPAPNESKNEWKDQESSQKSPSKFLNSRQTSLNTWKSNRLPPLNKIITQRSPLMVSLLPTPQEKAPHLFERSRGPQVPSTEDSDSEAVMEELKEQLKEQLRSLSFGILGRPLSQFSPETLKPQESPSEEETENEEDEGSNSKVVSADPRVLIKTSVTGQRSLTTAADKRMRSSRADLVCRATTEAVSSDTE, from the exons ATGGCAAAATCGCCTTCTGAACCG ATAACAATGCCTTCCTCTGGACGCTGGGACTGGAACGATGAAACAAAAACCCTGGAGTTCATACG TTTCGAAGCCAAAGAAGAggtgaaagagaagaagaaaacaaatacGTCTAAATCCCAAGAGCAGTCCAGGAAGCCTCTGGAGAAGTGGCAAAC GAATACGGTGCGTCCCGCTCAACTGGAAGCCTTCAAGACCTCATTAAAACGCTCACTAATGGAATGCGTCACAATTCAGGATGTTAAAT TGGCAGCAGTCTGTTTGCTACACAAGAACGACAGGTTTCCCATTCCTCCACGTTTTCTGTCCCTGCTAAA GAGCAAAGAGCTGGATGAGCTTCTCGCCAAACTCCTGCTCTACTTTTCTTGCTACTTTGAGAAGAAAGCTCTGGAGGAGAAACCGACGTTTGTCATAGC CGGGCCATCATTACTCAGTGACTCTGAGATGCAGATGAATGCTAAACTGGAGCTGGCACAAAGGCAGTTTGCCGTCTGTTACTTCAGTCTGCAGCTGAAGCTGCTCCCTCATCAGCACCAGATTTCTGACAG AATCAGGATGTCCTTAAACGCATCCATTGACCGTGACATGCAACTAAATGAG TGTCTCCTCAGATTTTACAGCTATGCTGCATGGGTGACCTTTGAGAGGCGGGGCCTAAAGGGCATTCGGATGGAGATCGGACGCTTGTTTGGCTCAAACGTGTTTAACCCTGCACCGAATGAATCCAAAAATGAATGGAAAGACCAGGAGAGTTCCCAGAAGAGTCCGTCTAAGTTTCTGAACTCCCGACAAACATCACTGAATACCTG GAAGTCAAACCGTCTTCCACCCCTGAACAAAATCATAACCCAGCGTTCCCCGCTGATGGTGTCTCTGCTGCCGACTCCACAAGAAAAGGCCCCTCACCTGTTTGAGCGCTCCAGAGGTCCTCAAGTGCCCTCGACTGAAGACAGTGATTCAGAGGCGGTGATGGAGGAGCTCAAAGAGCAGCTTAAAGAGCAGCTGAGGTCTCTGAG CTTTGGAATCCTTGGAAGGCCTTTGAGCCAGTTCAGCCCCGAGACACTGAAGCCTCAGGAAAGCCCGAGTGAAGAGGAGACTGAGAACGAGGAAGACGAGGGTAGTAACAGCAAAGTGGTGAGCGCTGACCCACGCGTACTCATCAAGACCTCCGTCACTGGCCAAAGATCGCTCACCACAGCTGCAGACAAACGCATGCGCTCCAGCCGAGCTGACTTAGTCTGCAGAGCCACCACTGAAGCGGTGTCCTCAGACACAGAATAA
- the LOC127986451 gene encoding protein phosphatase 1 regulatory subunit 36 isoform X1 — protein MMFLTVCQRLVWFRLFSPHFYQSLLQFSFVCSFEAKEEVKEKKKTNTSKSQEQSRKPLEKWQTNTVRPAQLEAFKTSLKRSLMECVTIQDVKLAAVCLLHKNDRFPIPPRFLSLLKSKELDELLAKLLLYFSCYFEKKALEEKPTFVIAGPSLLSDSEMQMNAKLELAQRQFAVCYFSLQLKLLPHQHQISDRIRMSLNASIDRDMQLNECLLRFYSYAAWVTFERRGLKGIRMEIGRLFGSNVFNPAPNESKNEWKDQESSQKSPSKFLNSRQTSLNTWKSNRLPPLNKIITQRSPLMVSLLPTPQEKAPHLFERSRGPQVPSTEDSDSEAVMEELKEQLKEQLRSLSFGILGRPLSQFSPETLKPQESPSEEETENEEDEGSNSKVVSADPRVLIKTSVTGQRSLTTAADKRMRSSRADLVCRATTEAVSSDTE, from the exons ATGATGTTTTTAACAGTCTGTCAGCGTTTGGTTTGGTTTCgccttttttccccccatttttatCAATCACTACTTCAGTTTTCTTTTGTTTGCAGTTTCGAAGCCAAAGAAGAggtgaaagagaagaagaaaacaaatacGTCTAAATCCCAAGAGCAGTCCAGGAAGCCTCTGGAGAAGTGGCAAAC GAATACGGTGCGTCCCGCTCAACTGGAAGCCTTCAAGACCTCATTAAAACGCTCACTAATGGAATGCGTCACAATTCAGGATGTTAAAT TGGCAGCAGTCTGTTTGCTACACAAGAACGACAGGTTTCCCATTCCTCCACGTTTTCTGTCCCTGCTAAA GAGCAAAGAGCTGGATGAGCTTCTCGCCAAACTCCTGCTCTACTTTTCTTGCTACTTTGAGAAGAAAGCTCTGGAGGAGAAACCGACGTTTGTCATAGC CGGGCCATCATTACTCAGTGACTCTGAGATGCAGATGAATGCTAAACTGGAGCTGGCACAAAGGCAGTTTGCCGTCTGTTACTTCAGTCTGCAGCTGAAGCTGCTCCCTCATCAGCACCAGATTTCTGACAG AATCAGGATGTCCTTAAACGCATCCATTGACCGTGACATGCAACTAAATGAG TGTCTCCTCAGATTTTACAGCTATGCTGCATGGGTGACCTTTGAGAGGCGGGGCCTAAAGGGCATTCGGATGGAGATCGGACGCTTGTTTGGCTCAAACGTGTTTAACCCTGCACCGAATGAATCCAAAAATGAATGGAAAGACCAGGAGAGTTCCCAGAAGAGTCCGTCTAAGTTTCTGAACTCCCGACAAACATCACTGAATACCTG GAAGTCAAACCGTCTTCCACCCCTGAACAAAATCATAACCCAGCGTTCCCCGCTGATGGTGTCTCTGCTGCCGACTCCACAAGAAAAGGCCCCTCACCTGTTTGAGCGCTCCAGAGGTCCTCAAGTGCCCTCGACTGAAGACAGTGATTCAGAGGCGGTGATGGAGGAGCTCAAAGAGCAGCTTAAAGAGCAGCTGAGGTCTCTGAG CTTTGGAATCCTTGGAAGGCCTTTGAGCCAGTTCAGCCCCGAGACACTGAAGCCTCAGGAAAGCCCGAGTGAAGAGGAGACTGAGAACGAGGAAGACGAGGGTAGTAACAGCAAAGTGGTGAGCGCTGACCCACGCGTACTCATCAAGACCTCCGTCACTGGCCAAAGATCGCTCACCACAGCTGCAGACAAACGCATGCGCTCCAGCCGAGCTGACTTAGTCTGCAGAGCCACCACTGAAGCGGTGTCCTCAGACACAGAATAA